A single region of the Acidobacteriota bacterium genome encodes:
- a CDS encoding SH3 domain-containing protein — translation MKIKFLFSTAAMLALFVASVSSSTSLSTRQSKPANPPTEACDIDAYMIEDDPNGLNVRSGPGKDYPVIAVLPKKEEPNLIHISGASGAWVRIAMAETLEGEPLFNGTGYVFASKLATSIRPDGAGGYQARIFQQANLKSKVVTRIPAESEVLIIGCAGKWAQVQSKSIKGWLSPNGQCPNPVTTCP, via the coding sequence ATGAAAATCAAATTCCTGTTTTCGACAGCCGCCATGCTTGCGCTTTTTGTCGCTTCCGTTTCATCTTCGACAAGTCTTTCAACCCGACAATCGAAACCGGCAAATCCGCCAACCGAGGCGTGCGACATTGATGCCTATATGATTGAAGATGACCCGAACGGATTGAATGTGCGTTCGGGTCCGGGCAAAGATTATCCGGTGATTGCCGTGTTGCCAAAAAAAGAGGAGCCGAACCTGATTCACATTAGTGGCGCAAGCGGCGCGTGGGTCAGAATCGCAATGGCTGAAACCTTGGAAGGCGAGCCCTTATTCAACGGTACGGGTTATGTTTTCGCCTCAAAACTGGCAACCTCCATTCGACCGGATGGAGCGGGCGGCTATCAGGCGCGAATCTTTCAACAAGCGAACCTCAAGAGCAAAGTGGTGACTAGAATCCCTGCCGAATCCGAAGTCTTGATTATCGGTTGCGCAGGCAAATGGGCGCAGGTGCAAAGCAAAAGCATCAAAGGGTGGCTCAGCCCCAACGGGCAATGCCCGAATCCTGTAACTACCTGTCCGTAA
- a CDS encoding serine hydrolase produces MNQTWCRKKMVVSAILWLFLSSSMPQAFAKTDLKAMRAKIEALIQQSGAEIVGVAFYDLKTGDELLMNPDESLHAASTMKVPVMLELYRQAAAKKFSLDDQIEIKNDFVSIADGSHFSIGKDDDSEPTLYKRIGEKETIRELMRLMIVMSSNLATNILIERVDAKNVMKTMREMGAKNIQVLRGVEDNKAFERKMNNTTTARDLMIILRRIAEGRAVSRQASDEMIQVLLTQHFNEGIPAGVSRDAKVAHKTGSITRIYHDAAIVFPKGRKPYVLVVLTRGFADGKQAHRLVADISKVVYDSTVK; encoded by the coding sequence ATGAATCAAACCTGGTGTCGAAAAAAAATGGTTGTGTCTGCGATTTTATGGCTTTTCCTCAGTTCCTCGATGCCGCAAGCTTTTGCGAAAACCGATTTGAAAGCGATGCGGGCAAAAATCGAAGCCTTAATCCAACAAAGCGGCGCAGAGATAGTCGGCGTCGCCTTTTATGACTTGAAAACCGGCGATGAACTTTTGATGAACCCTGATGAAAGCTTACACGCGGCATCGACGATGAAGGTGCCGGTGATGTTGGAACTTTACCGGCAAGCCGCTGCGAAAAAATTTTCACTTGATGACCAAATCGAAATTAAAAATGATTTTGTGAGCATCGCCGATGGCAGCCATTTCTCAATCGGCAAGGATGACGATTCCGAACCGACCCTGTATAAACGCATCGGCGAAAAAGAGACGATTCGCGAATTGATGCGCCTGATGATTGTGATGAGCAGCAATCTGGCTACCAATATTTTGATTGAGCGCGTTGATGCTAAAAATGTGATGAAGACCATGCGCGAGATGGGCGCAAAAAACATTCAGGTGTTGCGCGGCGTCGAAGACAACAAAGCCTTTGAGCGCAAAATGAATAACACGACGACGGCGCGCGATTTGATGATTATCTTGCGCCGTATTGCCGAAGGTCGCGCGGTTTCCCGTCAGGCTTCCGATGAAATGATTCAGGTGTTACTGACGCAGCATTTTAACGAAGGCATTCCGGCGGGCGTCAGTCGCGATGCGAAAGTGGCGCATAAAACCGGCTCGATTACCAGAATCTATCACGATGCGGCAATCGTTTTTCCAAAGGGGCGCAAGCCTTACGTGCTGGTGGTGCTGACGCGCGGATTTGCCGATGGCAAACAGGCACATCGATTGGTCGCGGATATTTCCAAAGTAGTTTATGACTCGACGGTGAAATAA
- the rsmG gene encoding 16S rRNA (guanine(527)-N(7))-methyltransferase RsmG produces MVNKARKAERERGSKGARERGANSIHSISFADYLAQFQSALEKVLSDFNITSIKENQLAQLVKHYELMLRWNQRTNLTRIIEPVDAARLHYGESLFGAQFVGQAKTLLDIGSGAGFPGLPLAVALPEVEVTALEANQKKSLFLYEVKDALSLANFKIAGSRVEAFDLSTFERLTSRALDRADEMMPQVLKRMRAEQKLMLYCAPDMVDHLKKQTAEKLVIETHAIPQSDSRLIAIFSHI; encoded by the coding sequence ATGGTCAACAAAGCGAGAAAAGCAGAAAGGGAGAGAGGGAGCAAGGGAGCAAGGGAGCGTGGCGCAAACTCCATTCATTCAATCTCGTTTGCCGATTACCTTGCTCAATTTCAATCCGCGCTTGAAAAAGTCTTGAGTGATTTCAACATCACCTCGATTAAAGAAAATCAGCTAGCGCAGTTGGTCAAACATTACGAATTGATGTTGCGGTGGAATCAGCGCACCAATTTGACCCGCATCATCGAACCCGTTGATGCCGCGCGCCTGCATTATGGCGAATCGCTTTTTGGCGCGCAGTTTGTCGGTCAGGCAAAAACTCTTTTAGACATCGGTAGCGGCGCGGGATTCCCCGGGCTTCCGTTGGCAGTGGCTTTGCCCGAGGTTGAGGTCACGGCGCTGGAAGCCAATCAAAAAAAATCGCTGTTTCTTTATGAAGTCAAAGACGCGCTCAGTTTAGCGAATTTCAAAATTGCCGGTTCGCGAGTTGAAGCTTTCGATTTATCAACGTTTGAAAGGCTCACCAGTCGCGCCCTTGATCGCGCCGACGAGATGATGCCGCAGGTGTTAAAACGAATGCGCGCAGAGCAAAAACTGATGCTCTATTGCGCGCCCGATATGGTTGACCATTTGAAAAAACAAACTGCTGAAAAATTGGTTATTGAAACCCACGCGATTCCACAATCCGATTCACGGTTGATTGCGATTTTCTCTCACATTTAA
- a CDS encoding HAD family hydrolase, which produces MKQANHIKAISFDFWNTLFTEQDGGFKLYQDTRRRLLTRALRELGYAVTEAQVAEATLREAESHHLIWTLEHRTLVAADRLRRVLNILDVTLPDEVFNEVVIAYEEGILERPPTLIDGAFEVVEHLARHYRLGIISDIGFSPGRILREVMRQAGVLEFFESLVFSDEAGRSKPHPEVFTQTHRQLAAEPAACVHIGDLEHTDIVGANRAGFYSIRFVGVTPMLDGERSDAHFVTTSLRDVPRCIAEIENRLERELTK; this is translated from the coding sequence TTGAAGCAAGCGAATCATATCAAAGCCATCTCATTCGATTTTTGGAATACCCTGTTTACCGAACAGGACGGCGGTTTCAAGCTCTATCAGGATACTCGTCGTCGCCTCCTCACACGCGCTTTACGCGAACTTGGATACGCTGTCACCGAAGCGCAGGTTGCCGAAGCCACTTTGCGCGAAGCCGAATCCCATCATTTAATCTGGACGCTGGAACATCGCACACTGGTTGCTGCCGACCGGTTGCGACGTGTGTTGAACATACTCGACGTGACGCTTCCCGATGAGGTGTTTAACGAAGTGGTTATCGCCTACGAAGAAGGTATACTTGAACGCCCGCCGACGTTGATTGACGGCGCGTTTGAAGTGGTTGAACATCTCGCCCGACATTACCGGCTCGGCATCATATCCGACATCGGCTTTTCGCCGGGACGCATACTTCGCGAAGTGATGCGACAGGCAGGCGTTTTAGAATTCTTTGAATCACTGGTATTTTCCGATGAAGCGGGACGGTCGAAACCGCATCCTGAGGTCTTCACGCAAACCCATCGTCAGCTTGCTGCTGAACCCGCAGCCTGTGTGCATATCGGCGACCTCGAACACACGGACATTGTCGGCGCCAATCGCGCGGGCTTTTATTCGATTCGCTTTGTCGGAGTGACGCCGATGCTTGATGGCGAAAGAAGCGATGCCCATTTTGTGACGACCAGTTTGCGTGATGTGCCGCGTTGCATTGCAGAGATAGAAAATCGTTTGGAAAGGGAACTGACGAAATGA
- a CDS encoding AraC family transcriptional regulator, with protein MQSNREELVERMARVLPDDKVLEVFPGFFLARSSQPTEMLHSVFEPAFCVIAQGSKEVLLGEEVFRYDSGHYLISTVDLPIVSQVVEASEERPYLSFRLNLEAALVASLMMESGIETKKSDASVKAMDVSSIDANLLDAVLRLIRLLDTPDEMQMLAPLIIREMVYRLLRGEQGARLTHLVASVGDTQRISKAIGHLRENFDQPLKIENIAREFGMSVSGFHHHFKSVTAMSPLQFQKQLRLQEARRLMLGEDLDAASAGFRVGYEDPSYFSRDYKKLFGAPPLRDIARLRNALESR; from the coding sequence ATGCAAAGCAACCGGGAAGAACTGGTCGAGCGCATGGCGCGCGTGCTTCCCGATGACAAAGTATTAGAAGTCTTTCCCGGCTTTTTTCTCGCTCGTTCATCTCAACCGACGGAGATGCTGCATTCCGTGTTCGAGCCTGCCTTTTGCGTCATTGCCCAGGGCAGCAAGGAGGTGCTTTTAGGTGAAGAAGTATTCCGCTACGATTCGGGACATTACTTAATCTCTACGGTTGATTTGCCAATCGTCAGTCAGGTCGTCGAAGCTTCTGAGGAGCGCCCCTATTTGAGTTTTCGATTAAATCTCGAGGCTGCGTTAGTCGCCTCACTCATGATGGAATCCGGCATTGAAACTAAAAAAAGCGACGCCAGCGTCAAGGCGATGGATGTCAGTTCGATTGATGCCAATCTGCTGGATGCGGTTCTCAGGCTGATCAGACTTCTCGACACCCCGGATGAGATGCAGATGCTTGCGCCGCTGATCATTCGCGAGATGGTTTATCGACTTTTAAGAGGCGAACAGGGCGCGCGGCTCACCCATCTTGTGGCTTCGGTAGGCGACACTCAGCGCATTTCCAAAGCCATCGGGCATCTGCGCGAAAACTTTGACCAGCCGCTTAAAATTGAAAATATCGCGCGCGAATTCGGCATGAGTGTTTCGGGGTTCCATCATCACTTCAAGTCGGTGACGGCGATGAGTCCTTTACAATTTCAAAAACAATTACGCCTTCAGGAAGCCCGCCGCTTGATGCTTGGCGAAGACCTCGATGCTGCAAGCGCCGGGTTCCGTGTCGGCTACGAAGACCCATCGTACTTCAGTCGCGACTACAAAAAGCTTTTTGGCGCTCCGCCCCTACGCGACATTGCCAGACTTCGCAATGCACTTGAATCAAGATAG
- a CDS encoding aldo/keto reductase: MQKRKLGNSNLEISALGLGCMGMSFGYGPVGDKQQMIAVIRAAVESGITFFDTAEVYGPFTNEELVGEALAPVREQVIIATKFGFKIDPTAERGIGGLDSRPEHIKEVAEASLKRLKTDVIDLFYQHRVDPNVPIEDVAGAVKDLIQEGKVRHFGLSEAGAQTIRRAHAVQPVTALQSEYSLWWREPEAEILPTLEELGIGFVPFSPLGRGFLTGTIDANTTFDSTDFRSLVPRFSPEARKANQALVDLIGKFAERKHATPAQIALAWVLAQKPWIVPIPGTTKLHRLQENIGAVEVELTPDDLREIDRATSQITVQGARYPEHLQKMTGR, encoded by the coding sequence ATGCAAAAACGAAAACTTGGAAATAGCAATTTAGAAATTTCGGCTCTCGGTCTCGGCTGTATGGGAATGAGTTTCGGGTATGGCCCAGTGGGAGACAAACAGCAGATGATCGCGGTGATTCGCGCCGCTGTTGAAAGCGGCATTACGTTTTTTGATACCGCTGAAGTGTATGGCCCGTTCACCAACGAAGAACTCGTTGGCGAAGCGCTCGCTCCCGTTCGCGAACAAGTGATCATCGCCACCAAGTTCGGGTTCAAAATTGATCCCACAGCAGAGCGTGGTATCGGTGGGCTGGATAGCCGACCGGAACACATCAAAGAAGTTGCCGAAGCCTCGCTCAAACGACTCAAGACCGACGTTATTGATCTGTTCTATCAACACCGCGTTGACCCGAATGTGCCGATTGAAGATGTGGCGGGAGCCGTCAAAGATTTGATTCAAGAAGGCAAGGTCAGGCATTTCGGTCTTTCGGAAGCAGGCGCGCAAACCATTCGTCGCGCCCACGCCGTTCAACCGGTTACGGCACTTCAAAGCGAATACTCGCTGTGGTGGCGCGAACCGGAAGCGGAAATACTGCCGACCCTTGAAGAACTCGGCATCGGCTTCGTTCCTTTCAGTCCGCTGGGGAGAGGTTTCCTGACGGGCACGATTGACGCCAACACGACATTCGACAGCACGGATTTTCGCAGCCTTGTTCCGCGCTTTTCGCCGGAGGCTCGCAAAGCAAATCAGGCTTTGGTGGATTTAATTGGCAAGTTCGCAGAACGAAAGCATGCCACGCCCGCGCAAATCGCGCTCGCCTGGGTGCTTGCACAGAAGCCCTGGATTGTGCCGATTCCGGGAACTACGAAACTGCACCGCCTACAGGAAAATATTGGCGCCGTTGAAGTAGAACTGACGCCCGACGATCTACGCGAAATTGATCGCGCCACCTCGCAGATTACGGTGCAGGGAGCGCGATACCCGGAACATTTACAGAAGATGACCGGACGCTAA
- a CDS encoding NAD(P)-dependent alcohol dehydrogenase, whose translation MEVRNIKAFGAEAADAPLKQLNIQRRMVTPRDVEIEILYCGICHSDLHSARNEWQNTIYPIVPGHEIVGRVTRVGSQVTKFKVGELAAVGCMIDSCRECEYCQQGLEQLCEPGSTLTFNSPDKFLGGQTFGGYSESIVVDEDFVLRVPENLDLAATAPLLCAGITTYSPLKHWQGGAGKKAGIVGLGGLGHMAIKLAKAMGAYVVVFTTSPSKTEAAKKLGADEVVLSTDAAQMNAKTKSLHFILDAVSAPHDINAYLNLLKADGNLVLVGAPMEPLPVASFNLILGRRSFSGSPIGGIAETQEMLDFCSEHNITADIELIGVQQVNEAYERLLKGDVRYRFVIDMASLKK comes from the coding sequence ATGGAAGTAAGAAATATTAAAGCCTTCGGCGCCGAAGCCGCCGATGCGCCATTAAAACAATTGAACATTCAACGCCGAATGGTCACCCCACGAGATGTCGAAATCGAAATCCTTTATTGCGGCATTTGTCATTCGGATTTGCACTCGGCGAGAAACGAATGGCAAAACACCATTTATCCGATTGTTCCCGGTCACGAGATTGTCGGCAGAGTAACCCGGGTCGGCAGTCAGGTGACGAAATTCAAAGTCGGCGAGCTTGCCGCAGTCGGCTGCATGATAGATTCGTGCAGGGAGTGTGAATATTGTCAGCAAGGCTTGGAGCAACTTTGTGAACCGGGCAGTACCTTGACATTCAACTCACCGGACAAATTCTTAGGCGGACAAACCTTCGGCGGCTACTCGGAAAGCATTGTGGTTGATGAAGACTTTGTGCTGCGAGTGCCGGAGAATTTAGACCTCGCGGCTACGGCTCCGTTACTTTGTGCAGGCATCACCACTTATTCGCCGCTCAAGCACTGGCAGGGTGGAGCGGGCAAAAAAGCAGGCATTGTCGGTTTAGGCGGACTGGGGCATATGGCGATCAAACTCGCCAAAGCGATGGGCGCTTACGTTGTGGTTTTCACGACATCACCTTCCAAAACCGAAGCCGCGAAAAAATTGGGAGCGGACGAAGTCGTTTTATCCACTGACGCAGCGCAGATGAATGCCAAGACGAAAAGTCTCCATTTTATTCTCGATGCCGTATCTGCCCCGCATGACATTAACGCTTATCTGAACCTGCTGAAGGCTGACGGCAATTTGGTGCTGGTCGGCGCGCCGATGGAGCCGCTGCCGGTAGCCTCGTTTAATCTCATTTTGGGAAGAAGGAGTTTTTCAGGCTCACCGATTGGCGGCATTGCTGAAACCCAGGAGATGCTGGATTTTTGTTCTGAGCATAACATTACTGCGGATATTGAATTGATCGGAGTTCAGCAGGTGAATGAAGCCTATGAGCGTTTGCTGAAAGGCGATGTGCGGTATCGTTTTGTGATTGATATGGCTTCGCTGAAAAAATAA
- a CDS encoding PadR family transcriptional regulator codes for MKPHKKRSYENRIELLQGTLDLLILQTLQWGPRHGYGISQAIRAGSGEVLQVDTGSLYPALHRLERKKWIKSEWTVSENNQKVKSYQLTATGKKQLTAERSNWERLTAAMAGILNPSEGA; via the coding sequence ATGAAACCTCACAAGAAACGAAGCTACGAAAACCGCATCGAGCTGCTGCAGGGGACGCTTGACCTGCTGATTCTGCAAACCTTGCAATGGGGGCCGCGCCACGGCTACGGCATCAGCCAGGCAATTCGCGCCGGTTCGGGCGAAGTGCTGCAAGTGGACACCGGCTCGCTTTACCCGGCGTTGCACCGGCTGGAACGCAAGAAATGGATCAAGTCCGAATGGACGGTGTCGGAAAACAACCAGAAGGTCAAAAGCTATCAACTGACGGCAACTGGCAAGAAACAACTCACCGCCGAACGCTCCAACTGGGAGCGGCTGACCGCAGCAATGGCGGGCATCTTGAATCCATCAGAAGGGGCGTGA
- a CDS encoding ABC transporter permease, with protein sequence MQFWRQRKDEELNMEIRHHLDEAIRDRIARGEAPDEARANALREFGNVGLVKEVTRAMWGWAWLEQLGQDLRYGLRMLFKQKGFTLVAVLSLALGIGVNTGVFSLMDAVLLRMLPVAEPEQLYFVNNVGARGGGGAPPYPCFERFRDQSQSFTGLAAFTRRDLRIRIDSQREEIQGQFVSGNYFAVLGVSPALGRALSPADDAVPGKGGPDGYVAVISYNYWTRRFGRDPEVIGKVVEIGNDPVTIIGVSPPEFYGLFAGAEMDISLPLMFEGQRLLASKNTWWFNAVGRLKPDASVAQAQAELEAIFQPFMTETTVSAEMRRDAFARIELTPAGRGLDTVRRQFSRPLQTLMVMVALVLAVACANVANLLLARATARRKEFGVRLALGASRGRVVRQLLTESLLLVCCGGLLGLWFAHWSGDFLKSFFASGSDRLFIDVTLNYRVLLFTTGVALLTGLLFGLAPAWQATHLDPAPALKENTSMNTRRRSRFGNLLVVTQVALALPLLVGAGLFLQTMRNLKHLDAGFRSDGVVTMRVNPSAALYRDERLSDLWQDILARVTRLPGVRAASLSTITPLGGVDAVKSVEVAGFTPATPQEQEVRLNQVSQGFFQTFGISLLQGRSFNEGDNEAAPQVALLNETAARFYFGDRNPIGAHLSFNRGAKAAPAVYQVVGVVRDSRYNNLREPDTRAVYLPMRQAIDQLGRLMLAVRGEGRALDLTTAVRNEVRAAGNDILLTHLATLDEQVNQSLLQERLLSTLALFFGGLALLLACIGVYGVLKLDVARRTHEIGIRMALGASAGRVRRLVLREMLGWVALGVAIGLGAALLATQWAESLLFGLKPNDPLTIGLAVALLLAVAAVAGYLPARRAAKVDPLVALRCE encoded by the coding sequence ATGCAATTCTGGCGACAACGCAAAGACGAGGAACTCAACATGGAAATCCGCCATCATCTCGATGAAGCGATCCGCGACCGCATCGCGCGCGGCGAAGCGCCTGACGAAGCCCGCGCCAATGCCTTGCGCGAATTCGGCAATGTCGGTTTGGTCAAAGAAGTCACACGCGCAATGTGGGGCTGGGCTTGGCTCGAACAGTTGGGACAAGACTTGCGGTATGGTCTGCGAATGCTGTTCAAACAGAAAGGCTTCACGCTGGTGGCTGTGCTCAGCCTCGCGCTGGGCATCGGGGTAAACACGGGCGTATTCAGCCTGATGGATGCGGTCTTGCTGCGAATGCTGCCGGTCGCAGAGCCGGAGCAACTCTATTTTGTCAACAATGTAGGCGCGCGTGGCGGCGGCGGCGCGCCACCGTATCCGTGCTTTGAGCGATTCCGCGACCAGAGTCAATCTTTTACCGGGCTGGCGGCTTTCACCCGGCGTGATCTGCGTATCAGGATTGATAGCCAACGCGAAGAGATTCAGGGGCAGTTTGTCTCAGGGAATTACTTTGCGGTGCTTGGCGTCAGCCCGGCGCTGGGGCGCGCGCTCAGCCCCGCAGATGATGCAGTGCCGGGAAAAGGCGGGCCGGATGGCTACGTTGCGGTCATCAGTTACAACTACTGGACACGTCGCTTCGGTCGCGACCCGGAGGTCATCGGCAAAGTGGTAGAAATTGGCAACGATCCCGTAACGATCATCGGGGTGTCGCCGCCCGAATTCTATGGCTTGTTTGCCGGCGCTGAAATGGACATTTCGTTGCCGCTGATGTTTGAAGGGCAGCGCCTGCTGGCTTCCAAAAATACCTGGTGGTTCAACGCCGTCGGCAGGCTCAAACCTGATGCTTCCGTCGCCCAGGCGCAGGCGGAGTTGGAGGCGATTTTTCAGCCCTTCATGACAGAAACCACGGTCTCAGCCGAAATGCGGCGCGACGCCTTCGCGCGCATCGAACTTACTCCCGCAGGCAGAGGGCTGGACACCGTGCGGCGGCAGTTTTCCCGCCCACTGCAAACCCTGATGGTGATGGTCGCGCTCGTGCTGGCTGTAGCCTGCGCGAATGTGGCGAACCTGTTGCTGGCGCGCGCTACGGCGCGTCGTAAAGAATTCGGCGTGCGGCTGGCATTGGGCGCGAGTCGAGGGCGAGTGGTGCGCCAGTTGTTGACCGAAAGCCTGTTGCTGGTTTGCTGCGGCGGGTTGCTGGGGCTGTGGTTCGCGCACTGGAGCGGCGACTTTCTGAAGAGTTTCTTTGCTAGTGGCAGTGACCGCCTGTTCATTGATGTGACGCTCAATTACCGCGTCTTGCTCTTCACCACGGGCGTCGCTTTACTGACCGGATTGCTCTTCGGACTTGCCCCTGCCTGGCAGGCGACACATCTTGACCCCGCGCCCGCGCTCAAGGAGAACACCAGTATGAATACGCGGCGGCGTTCGCGCTTTGGCAATTTGCTGGTGGTTACGCAAGTCGCGCTGGCATTGCCCCTGCTGGTCGGAGCGGGATTGTTCCTGCAAACCATGCGCAATCTCAAGCACCTGGATGCGGGTTTCCGCAGCGACGGCGTGGTGACGATGCGCGTGAACCCTTCGGCGGCGCTTTATCGGGACGAGCGATTGTCTGATTTGTGGCAAGACATTTTGGCGCGCGTCACCAGGCTGCCGGGCGTGCGGGCTGCGAGTTTGTCAACCATCACGCCACTGGGCGGGGTTGATGCGGTCAAATCGGTTGAGGTCGCGGGTTTTACTCCCGCCACACCGCAGGAACAGGAAGTTCGGCTCAATCAAGTCTCACAGGGCTTTTTCCAAACCTTCGGCATCAGCCTGTTGCAAGGGCGTAGCTTCAACGAAGGCGATAACGAGGCTGCGCCGCAAGTCGCGTTGCTCAACGAAACCGCAGCACGCTTCTATTTCGGCGACCGCAATCCAATCGGCGCGCACCTCAGCTTCAATCGGGGCGCGAAAGCTGCGCCTGCGGTTTATCAGGTGGTGGGCGTGGTCAGAGACTCGCGCTATAACAACCTGCGCGAACCGGACACGCGGGCGGTTTACCTGCCGATGCGGCAAGCGATTGATCAATTGGGACGATTGATGCTCGCGGTGCGCGGCGAAGGGCGCGCGCTTGACTTGACGACTGCCGTCCGCAATGAAGTGCGCGCGGCGGGCAATGACATTCTGCTTACCCATCTCGCTACGCTTGACGAACAGGTTAACCAATCGCTGTTGCAGGAACGCCTGCTCTCGACGCTCGCGCTGTTTTTCGGGGGGCTGGCGCTGCTGCTGGCATGCATCGGGGTGTACGGCGTGCTGAAGCTCGACGTAGCGCGGCGCACACACGAGATTGGTATTCGGATGGCGCTCGGCGCGAGCGCGGGACGAGTCAGGCGATTGGTTTTGCGTGAAATGCTTGGTTGGGTCGCGCTCGGTGTGGCGATTGGATTAGGCGCTGCGCTGCTTGCCACACAGTGGGCGGAAAGTTTGCTGTTCGGACTGAAACCGAACGATCCGCTGACGATTGGCTTAGCGGTGGCGTTACTGTTAGCAGTCGCGGCGGTCGCCGGGTATTTGCCTGCGCGCCGCGCCGCCAAAGTTGACCCGCTTGTGGCGCTGCGGTGCGAGTAA
- a CDS encoding MarR family winged helix-turn-helix transcriptional regulator: MSKELDMSAMENCVCFNLRWVTRAVTQFFDAEMRRHGIRPTQGSILLALNSKESWTMAELSDWLGLERTSLVRNLRPLQRDGFVKAVGGGRGSRVELSITAKGRKKIEEAMPAWRSAQSAVVKTLGEKRWSAILSDLETAALSLNQ, translated from the coding sequence ATGTCTAAAGAACTAGATATGTCAGCAATGGAGAATTGCGTGTGCTTCAACCTGCGTTGGGTGACGCGGGCAGTGACGCAGTTTTTTGACGCGGAAATGCGGCGGCATGGCATCCGCCCCACGCAGGGGTCAATTTTGCTTGCCTTGAATTCAAAAGAAAGTTGGACGATGGCGGAATTAAGCGATTGGCTTGGGTTGGAGCGCACGTCACTCGTGCGTAATCTCCGACCCTTGCAGCGGGATGGTTTCGTCAAAGCCGTCGGCGGCGGGCGCGGTAGCCGTGTGGAACTGTCAATTACCGCCAAAGGGCGAAAGAAAATTGAGGAAGCCATGCCAGCCTGGCGATCCGCCCAAAGCGCCGTGGTCAAAACACTCGGTGAAAAACGTTGGTCTGCCATACTCTCTGATCTCGAAACTGCGGCGCTGTCCCTGAACCAATAA
- a CDS encoding oxidoreductase, producing the protein MHTSLANKTTFVTGVSSGIGREIAQLLAARGARVFGTVRNPQSVSSIRGVELVRMEVTDDAGVNAAVQSVAQKAGPIQLLVNNAGYSFMGALEETSIEEARQQFETNLFGVLRVTNAVLPGMRQQGYGRIVNISSVVGFLPAPYWGIYAASKHAVEGYTETLDHEIRRFGVRAVLVEPAYTKTNLSGNTKSAKINLEAYAEERKRMTEMALQSIERGDDPRLVADAVWTALTAKSPRLRYPVGKGIALSRMRRFVPAGMFDKSFRKQFQLD; encoded by the coding sequence ATGCACACTTCACTAGCAAACAAAACCACATTCGTCACCGGAGTTTCCTCCGGCATCGGGCGGGAAATCGCCCAGTTACTGGCGGCGCGCGGCGCGCGCGTGTTCGGCACGGTGCGCAATCCGCAGTCGGTCAGTTCGATTCGCGGCGTAGAACTTGTCCGCATGGAGGTCACGGACGACGCCGGCGTGAACGCCGCGGTGCAGAGCGTTGCGCAAAAAGCCGGCCCGATTCAGCTTCTGGTCAATAACGCCGGTTACTCATTTATGGGCGCGCTGGAAGAAACCAGCATCGAAGAGGCCAGGCAGCAGTTTGAAACCAATCTCTTTGGCGTGTTGCGCGTGACGAACGCCGTCCTGCCGGGAATGCGACAACAGGGCTATGGGCGAATCGTCAACATCAGTTCTGTGGTAGGTTTTCTCCCCGCGCCGTATTGGGGAATTTACGCCGCGAGCAAACACGCTGTGGAAGGATATACCGAGACGCTGGATCACGAAATCAGGAGGTTCGGCGTGCGCGCGGTGTTGGTTGAACCGGCATACACGAAGACCAATCTCAGCGGAAACACCAAGTCTGCAAAAATCAATCTCGAAGCTTACGCGGAAGAACGAAAGCGTATGACCGAGATGGCGCTGCAAAGCATCGAACGCGGAGACGATCCTCGCCTGGTGGCGGACGCGGTTTGGACTGCCTTGACCGCGAAGTCGCCCCGGCTGCGTTATCCGGTCGGCAAGGGTATCGCCTTGAGCCGAATGCGCCGCTTTGTTCCCGCTGGCATGTTCGACAAAAGTTTCCGCAAGCAATTTCAACTGGACTGA